The Nitrospira sp. genome has a segment encoding these proteins:
- the odhB gene encoding 2-oxoglutarate dehydrogenase complex dihydrolipoyllysine-residue succinyltransferase encodes MSIELKIPTIGESITEVQIDEWLKSPGETVRQDEPIVSLETEKTSLDLPAPVSGVLVKVLKKKGEMAHVGEVIAYLDEAVVPKDTVAPAVSGKTTERTAAPKPLPVSTPDPARVMPSARRLLHEHRLGIKEPMPTGPGGRMLKEDVLRRLEERPSQTEPASAVETDSEEEAAPPRSVPRQPLGSRDEEAVPMSLLRRRVAERLVQAQQTAALLTTFNEIDMTAVTALRQDLQESFQQRYAVKLGLMSFFVKAVIEALKLIPELNAEIRGTEIVYRHYYDIAIAIGSGRGLVVPVLRNAERLSFAEIETAIADFARRAQANRLTLEELQGGTFTISNGGVYGSLLSTPIINPPQSGILGLHVIQDRPVARDGQVALRPMMYVALTYDHRIVDGREAVTFLKHIKACIEAPARILLEI; translated from the coding sequence ATGTCCATTGAGCTGAAAATTCCGACGATCGGGGAATCGATTACGGAGGTCCAGATCGACGAGTGGCTGAAATCGCCCGGTGAGACCGTCCGCCAAGATGAGCCGATCGTGTCGCTCGAGACGGAGAAGACCTCACTCGACTTGCCCGCGCCAGTATCGGGCGTCCTTGTCAAGGTGCTCAAGAAGAAAGGCGAGATGGCCCACGTCGGCGAAGTGATCGCATATCTGGATGAGGCGGTAGTTCCGAAAGATACGGTAGCCCCGGCGGTTTCCGGCAAGACGACCGAGCGCACTGCGGCTCCCAAGCCCTTGCCGGTCTCGACGCCTGACCCGGCGCGAGTGATGCCGTCCGCCCGCCGGCTCTTGCACGAGCACCGGCTTGGTATCAAGGAGCCGATGCCGACCGGGCCCGGCGGCAGAATGCTCAAAGAAGACGTCCTCCGCCGCCTGGAAGAGCGTCCGTCTCAAACGGAACCAGCCTCCGCGGTCGAGACGGATTCCGAAGAGGAGGCTGCTCCGCCTAGGTCCGTGCCGCGTCAGCCGTTGGGAAGCCGAGACGAAGAAGCGGTACCCATGAGCCTGCTCCGGCGTCGCGTCGCCGAGCGGCTTGTACAGGCTCAACAGACTGCCGCTCTGCTCACGACGTTCAACGAGATCGACATGACGGCAGTGACGGCCTTGAGGCAAGACCTTCAAGAAAGCTTCCAGCAACGTTACGCGGTGAAGCTTGGCCTCATGTCCTTTTTCGTAAAAGCAGTGATCGAGGCGCTCAAGCTGATTCCGGAGCTGAATGCCGAGATCCGAGGTACGGAGATCGTTTATCGTCACTATTACGATATCGCGATCGCGATTGGAAGCGGGCGTGGCCTGGTCGTGCCGGTGTTGCGGAACGCCGAGCGTTTGAGCTTTGCCGAAATCGAGACCGCTATCGCCGATTTCGCTCGGCGTGCACAGGCCAACCGGCTCACTCTGGAGGAACTGCAGGGAGGCACCTTCACGATTTCGAACGGTGGAGTGTACGGCTCGCTGCTATCGACCCCGATCATCAATCCGCCTCAGAGCGGCATCCTTGGGCTTCATGTGATTCAGGACCGACCCGTGGCTCGGGATGGGCAGGTCGCGCTCCGGCCCATGATG